TTGCCAACGTTTCATTTTCCCTTGTGTTTGCTGAAAGAGGGTGGGTGGTTTAGAAAATGGTCGATGTGCTTCGATGCCCTCGATTTAATGTCGTTTGTCCGTTTTGCAGTTCCTGTCTTCTGGGAAGTAGGCCTCTTTGTCGCACCAGAATCGCACACCGTTGCGTTCGACGATCTGAACGCGTCCGCTCGCCGCGATGTGCTCGAACGTCTGTGAAGCGCTTTCTGGCTGCCAATATGCCAGGGTGTGCTTGACTTCGTCCTCGCGCATTGGATGCCGTTGGATGATGGCGAGTATGGAACTCAGCGGTCCGCTCTCGCTGCCGCGCTCGTAATTGCCTTCAGCCGGATGGACCACTTGTCCGACGTCCCCCAGAAAAGCCATGGCGCGCAGGATGCCTTCTCCGTCCGCAGGACGCACCCAGGTTTCTGCAGGCGGTCTCGAAGGGAGGTTGAGGTGGATGCAATCGGGTTTGATTTTTCGGAATGCTGCGGCGAGATCAGATAAGGCTTCTTCGGAGTCGTTCATACCGCGAATCAGCATGACTTCGGGCCACAAATTCCCTCGATATTCGAGGCTAAAATCGATCAGGCCCTGCAAATGGAGCTCGAAGGGAATTCGTGCGTGCGGACGGTTGATTTTGCGATAGAGTTCCGCTGTACCCGCATCCAGGCTGGGAAGCACCGCATCGGCCGCGAGTATCTCCTGTCGTACGTCCGGAATGTGCAGCAGTGCACCGTTGGTGATCACGGCAACGGGAATGTCGCAGCGTGCCTTCAATCCCCGGATCATCCAGCCCAGTCCGGCGTTCAACAGTGGTTCGCCGGAACCAACGAAAGTCACCCAGTCGATGTCGGTATGATCGTGTTCGTCCAGAAAACGCATTACCTGCTCCAGAATCAAATCCGGAGCGATGTATTCTTTTCGCAGATTGACGACCGGCCGGCTGCGTCCGAGCTGGCAGTAGACACAATTCCAGTTGCAGGTTTTCAACGGAATCGGATCGATGCCGAGCGACCGGCCTAATCTTCGCGAGGGTACAGGACCAAAAATGTGGTTCAAGTCAGCTTCCGCGTCGACGCAGACGACGGATCAACAGGTATCTGCATCCAGCTGAACGGTATCAAAGAATCGGGTGAGCGTCAACTAAAATGTGACGAACGTACAACTAAAATAGGAAAATGTCACGTTATGGGACCGGTTGACCTGATATAAGGTATATTCATTGGTCTGATCGCCGGACTTGGGAGAAGGAATCAACCATGAATGATCAAGAGACGTTGGACGTAGGCACTCGTGTCCGGGAGATCCGTGAGGAACGGCGAATGTCGCTGCGGGCGCTGGCAGAACGATGCGGATTGTCGGTCAACGCCATCAGCCGCATCGAGCGCGGGGAGAGTTCTCCGACGGTGTCATCGCTGCTCCAACTGGCAACAGGACTCAAGATTCACATCAAGGATTTCTTCGAGACGGGTCCGGAGCAGTCTACGATCGTCGTTCGCAAGGACAAACGCCTTCGCTCGCTCGGCGACGGTGCGCGGATGGAGAGTCTGGGCGCTGGTTTACCCGGCCAGATTCTGGAGCCGTTCTTGATGACCATCGAACCTGGGGCGCTGGGTGTCGAACAGCCCTGTGAGCACGAAGGCGAGGAATTCGTGCACTGTCTCGAGGGGGAGATCGAGTATCAAGTCGGGGAGCAATGGCTCCGTCTGACAGCGGGCGACAGTCTTCTCTTCCTGGCGAATCAGGCGCACATGTGCCGCAATTCAGGATCGCAGAAGGCGGTCGTCCTGTTGGTCCTTGCGTCCAACGATCAAGATGCCGGGCTCTCCGGCCAACAACATCTGATGACGATCAGCGGACGGATTCCCGGGTAACGTTACCGGCTGGATTTTGTTCATGATGCGCATCGCCGTGCCGGAAACACGTGATGAGAATAATTGGAAAGCGGGGCGTATAAAATGAAATTGGCATTTACATTGAAGACAAGGGCGGATAATTCGAGTCTCGAGCGTCGTTTTGGGCGCTGCCCGTACTTTCTGATCGTCGACACAGATTCGGGCAAGCGGGGAATTATGGAAAACCCGGCGCTGCAATCACAGCACGGTGCCGGTACACAGGCGGCGCAATTTCTCGTCGAAGAAGGCGTCGAAGCCGTGATCAGCGGGGATTTTGGTCCGAATGCTTATTCGGTGTTGGATGCGGCCGGCGTGCGCATGTATTCGGCGACAGAGAAGCCGGTAGAAAACCTGTTGTCGGATTTTCAAGACGGGAACCTCCGGCGTGCCACGCCGCGTGGTGGACGGGGTCGCGGCAGGCGGCGATGATTCTCACCGTCGCCAGTGGAAAGGGAGGCACCGGGAAAACGACCATCGCTGCGAGCCTGGCGGTGGCAATTGCCGATGAATTTCCACTCTATCTGGACTGCGATGTAGAAGCGCCGAACGCGCATATTTTTCTCAGTCCGGAATTCACTCAGACCCAGAGGGTGAATCAACTCGTCCCATCGATCGACGAAACCCGCTGTGATGGCTGCGGACGCTGCGCCGAAGTGTGCCAGTATCACGCCATCGTCGTGCTCGGAGACAAGGTGCTCGTCTTTCCCGAACTGTGTCACGGCTGCGGAAGCTGCACGCTGCAGTGTCCACAGCGGGCAATCGAGGAGGTTCCCAATGTGCTGGGATTGCTGGAAGCCGGAACTGCACGGGAGGGAATTCGTTTCGCTCGCGGCGTATTGGAGATCGGTCAGCCCATGGCCGTGCCCATTATTCGGGCGCTCAAACGTTGGGGACCGTTCGGGGACATAGATACGGTCATACGCGACGCGCCTCCGGGGGTTTCGTGTCCGGTGGTCGAAACGATGTCGGGTGCGGATTTCGTTCTGCTGGTCACAGAGCCGACGCCGTTCGGACTGCACGATTTACATCTTGCCGTACAGCTCGCAGGCGAGCTCGGTCTGCCCGTGGGTGTGGCAGTGAATCGCGAGGGGATCGGCGACGGGCGTGTGGATGAATATTGCCGGTCGGTGGACATCCCTGTTTTACTGCGCATTCCCTTTAGCGAACGAATCGGTAGAGCCCTGGCGCGCGGCGAGAACCTGGTTGAAGCGTTCCCCGAGTATCTCCCGCTATTCCGTGGCTTGTACGTGGACATCCGCAGCCGGTTGATCGAACGAGAAGGGATGAGATGAAGCAGCTCGTGATCCTCAGCGGCAAGGGCGGCACGGGCAAGACCAGCATCGCTGGCGCCTTGTCTCATCTGGCCAACGAAAATGGTGGAAGCAAGTCGATCGTGATTGCCGACGCCGATGTGGACGCCGCGAACCTGGAATTGATCCTGTCACCCAGGTACACGCAGCGCGAGGACTTCTGGAGTGGCAAAATCGCCGCGATCGACCAGGAACTGTGCGAGTCGTGCGGGGAATGTGTGCAAGTGTGCCGCTTCGATGCAATAAACGAAGCGAGTGATGGCTATTCTGTCGACCCGTTTGCGTGTGAGGGATGCGCTGCTTGTTTTTACGTCTGTCCGTCCGAAGCGGTCACGATGAAAGATCAGCTTGCCGGCGCCTGGTTCCGCTCGGACAGCCGCTATGGGTTGCTCTATCATGCTGCGCTGCGTCCGGCGCAGGAAAATTCCGGGAAACTCGTCACGTTGCTCAAGCAGCGCGCGAAACAGCGTGCACTCGATGAAAAATGCGATCTATTGATCGTCGACGGTCCGCCCGGAATCGGTTGTCCCGTAATTTCAGCCCTCTCAGGTGCAGACGTGGCCCTGATCGTCGCTGAGCCATCCAAAGCCGGCGTGCACGACATGCACAGGATCGTAGACACTGCCGATCATTTTGGTCTGCCTTGTGTGGTCTGTGTCAATAAAACGGATTTGTCGGTCGAGGGTTCGAGAGAGATAGAAGACTACTGCCGGGACAAAGGCGTGAAGCATGTGGGCGCGATTCCGTTCGACATCGATGTGCCTTGTGCCATGGCCCAGGGGCAGACCGTGATTGCCTACCGGCCGGATGGCCCGGCAAGCCTGGCAATCCGGGAAATGTGGCGGCGAATCGAAGCGGTATTGTGGGGTCCGGAGTAATGCATGAGAATTCCAATCAGGAGGTTTGAGCAATGCGTATTGCAATTTCGACGGAAGAGAACAAAGGTCTCGAGAGCAGGGTAAGCCACCATTTTGGACGCTGCCCCTATTTCGTGATCGTCGATCTTGAGGATAAGAAAGTGGAAAAAGTCGACGTGATCGAAAACCCGTTTTTCGCCCGACACGAGCCGGGCATGGTGCCAGGTTTCATCAACGAGCAGGGGGTGCAGGTGATGATCAGCGGCGGCATGGGCCGCCGGGCTATCGGTTTTTTTCAGGAGTATGGCATTTCGCCGGCGACGGGG
The Anaerolineales bacterium DNA segment above includes these coding regions:
- a CDS encoding radical SAM protein, with translation MNHIFGPVPSRRLGRSLGIDPIPLKTCNWNCVYCQLGRSRPVVNLRKEYIAPDLILEQVMRFLDEHDHTDIDWVTFVGSGEPLLNAGLGWMIRGLKARCDIPVAVITNGALLHIPDVRQEILAADAVLPSLDAGTAELYRKINRPHARIPFELHLQGLIDFSLEYRGNLWPEVMLIRGMNDSEEALSDLAAAFRKIKPDCIHLNLPSRPPAETWVRPADGEGILRAMAFLGDVGQVVHPAEGNYERGSESGPLSSILAIIQRHPMREDEVKHTLAYWQPESASQTFEHIAASGRVQIVERNGVRFWCDKEAYFPEDRNCKTDKRH
- a CDS encoding XRE family transcriptional regulator, producing MNDQETLDVGTRVREIREERRMSLRALAERCGLSVNAISRIERGESSPTVSSLLQLATGLKIHIKDFFETGPEQSTIVVRKDKRLRSLGDGARMESLGAGLPGQILEPFLMTIEPGALGVEQPCEHEGEEFVHCLEGEIEYQVGEQWLRLTAGDSLLFLANQAHMCRNSGSQKAVVLLVLASNDQDAGLSGQQHLMTISGRIPG
- a CDS encoding NifB/NifX family molybdenum-iron cluster-binding protein: MKLAFTLKTRADNSSLERRFGRCPYFLIVDTDSGKRGIMENPALQSQHGAGTQAAQFLVEEGVEAVISGDFGPNAYSVLDAAGVRMYSATEKPVENLLSDFQDGNLRRATPRGGRGRGRRR
- a CDS encoding ATP-binding protein: MILTVASGKGGTGKTTIAASLAVAIADEFPLYLDCDVEAPNAHIFLSPEFTQTQRVNQLVPSIDETRCDGCGRCAEVCQYHAIVVLGDKVLVFPELCHGCGSCTLQCPQRAIEEVPNVLGLLEAGTAREGIRFARGVLEIGQPMAVPIIRALKRWGPFGDIDTVIRDAPPGVSCPVVETMSGADFVLLVTEPTPFGLHDLHLAVQLAGELGLPVGVAVNREGIGDGRVDEYCRSVDIPVLLRIPFSERIGRALARGENLVEAFPEYLPLFRGLYVDIRSRLIEREGMR
- a CDS encoding ATP-binding protein, with amino-acid sequence MKQLVILSGKGGTGKTSIAGALSHLANENGGSKSIVIADADVDAANLELILSPRYTQREDFWSGKIAAIDQELCESCGECVQVCRFDAINEASDGYSVDPFACEGCAACFYVCPSEAVTMKDQLAGAWFRSDSRYGLLYHAALRPAQENSGKLVTLLKQRAKQRALDEKCDLLIVDGPPGIGCPVISALSGADVALIVAEPSKAGVHDMHRIVDTADHFGLPCVVCVNKTDLSVEGSREIEDYCRDKGVKHVGAIPFDIDVPCAMAQGQTVIAYRPDGPASLAIREMWRRIEAVLWGPE
- a CDS encoding NifB/NifX family molybdenum-iron cluster-binding protein, which gives rise to MRIAISTEENKGLESRVSHHFGRCPYFVIVDLEDKKVEKVDVIENPFFARHEPGMVPGFINEQGVQVMISGGMGRRAIGFFQEYGISPATGAHGTVQSTLDSYLRGELQEAAPCRESVEHAHGDPH